The DNA window GGTCAACCGCTACCTCGAGGTGAAGGCGCGGGGGCTGCTGTAGGGGAGGGGGCGGCGGCGAGGCACGGTCGTGGCCTCGGCTACCGCTCAGCTCACCGTCTTCGCGAGCTCCGCTCCCCAGGCACGCGCCCGCTCCAGCTCCCCCTCGCGCAGGGGACCGTACTGCCCGGTCACGACGAAGCGCTCCCCCTTGCCGAGCGGATCGTATCCCTTGCTGCCCAACCCGCGGAGTATCGCCTTGGTCGATCCGCCCGGCGACCACCAGAGGCGCGTCTCGAACGCGGCCGCGCGGCCGTGCCCCTCGGGCACCTCGTCGAGCCAGGAGCGCATCGACGGGTGGGACAGGTCGGGTGGCGAGGGCGCCCTGCCCGCGCCGGTGGCGGCACCGCGCCGGCTCTGCTCGGTGGGAAGCCGGAACCCCATCACCGGGGCGCCTGCCACCACGAGGTCGGCGCCGGCGACCTCCGCGCCCGTGGCCTCGTCGGTCGGCACCGCCCGCGTCTCGGGCCCGATGCCCTCCG is part of the Coriobacteriia bacterium genome and encodes:
- a CDS encoding flavodoxin family protein, with the translated sequence MKAVVVYESLWGNTAAVARAIAEGIGPETRAVPTDEATGAEVAGADLVVAGAPVMGFRLPTEQSRRGAATGAGRAPSPPDLSHPSMRSWLDEVPEGHGRAAAFETRLWWSPGGSTKAILRGLGSKGYDPLGKGERFVVTGQYGPLREGELERARAWGAELAKTVS